The following coding sequences are from one Ruficoccus amylovorans window:
- a CDS encoding helix-turn-helix domain-containing protein, translating to MDNSLAELGDRLRSLRARHGLTQEEFAQLAGIGYKFYQDIEGARKKEIWLSTVERLAIPYGLRAWQLLTPDMPEDSKVARKAPSSRVHRR from the coding sequence GTGGATAATTCGCTGGCGGAACTGGGAGACAGATTACGGTCATTGCGGGCCAGGCATGGCCTCACACAGGAGGAGTTTGCCCAGCTCGCGGGCATCGGCTACAAGTTCTATCAGGACATCGAGGGTGCCCGGAAGAAAGAGATCTGGCTCTCGACCGTGGAACGCCTTGCCATCCCCTATGGCTTAAGGGCGTGGCAGCTATTGACTCCAGACATGCCCGAGGATTCAAAGGTAGCCCGTAAGGCCCCCAGCAGTCGGGTGCATCGGAGGTAG